The DNA window TTATAATATTTTCAATAAAGAATAAAATAAAAAGTGAAGGTGTAAAAAGATCTGCGATGGAGTCAAAGTTCTATAGAATATTAAATGAAACATTTGGAAATTTTAAAATGATAAAATTGATCCAAAATGAAGAAAAACTGTATAATGAGTTCTCAAATGCAAGTTATGGATATGCTAGAGCGAATATAATAAATGCTACATTAAATCAACTTCCTAAACTCTCACTTGAAACAATTGGCTTTGGAGTCCTTGTGGGTATTGTAGTTTATGTACTTTTTAAGTATAAAGATGCAAGCTTTGTTTTACCAATAGTTTCTATGTATGCTTTGGCTTTATATAGAATTCTTCCTGCTCTAAACAGAATACTTTCAGGCTATAACATAATTTTATTTTTCTCCAAATCTCTTGATATTATGTATAGAGAACTTAACTATATATTGCCAAAAGAAGGAATGGATCTAATAAATTTTAATGAAAAAATAGAGTTAAAAAATATATACTTTGAATATACGAAGAATAAAAAAGTTCTTGAAAATATAAGTTTGATTATAAATAAAGGCGATAAAATTGCTTTTATTGGAGAAAGTGGAAGTGGCAAATCTACATTGGTTGATTTGATTATAGGATTATATAAGCCACTAAAAGGCGAAATATTTGTAGATGGTGAAAAATTAACAATTTCAAATATAAAATCTTATAGGTCAAAAGTAGGTTATATACCACAATCAATATATCTTTTCGACGGTACTGTCGGAGAAAATGTGGCTTTTGGTTATGAATATGACAAAGAAAAAATTATAGAAGTTTTAAAAAAAGCTAATATCTATGATTTTTTATCTTCAAAAGAAGGAGTTGATACTTTAGTCGGAGATGGCGGAATTCAGCTGAGCGGTGGTCAAAAGCAAAGAATAGGAATAGCTAGAGCTTTATATAGTGATCCTGAAATTTTAGTTTTAGATGAAGCAACGAGTGCTTTAGATAGTGAAACGGAGGCTAAAATAATGGATGAAATATATAAAGTAGGTAGTGATAAAACATTATTAATAATTGCACATCGATTAAGCACAATTGAGAAATGTAATAAGGTAATAAAATTAAATTGAGTAAAATAATTTAACTGGCAGAATATAAATAGATCCAATTTTTATAGTATATTTGTTAGCGAAGGGAGTATTAATTGTATAGTTTAGAAAAAAAACTTTATGAGCAGCTTTGCTTTTTGAGAGATGCATACGACTTACAAGGTATAAAAGCAGAGTTTGAAGCAGAAGGATCTTCTTTTAGAGATTTGATGAGACTAAGAAGACTAACTTCTAAGGCAGGAGTTAAACTATATTTAAAAATAGGCGGTGTAGAAGCTATAAGGGATATAAAAGATGCCATTGAGATTGATGTGGATGGATTGATAGCCCCAATGGTGGAGAGTAAATTTGGTGCCAAAAAATTTTATGATAGTATTTTAAATATTTATGGTGGGCATGAAATTCATACTACATTAAATATAGAAACAAAAAGCGCAATAGAAAATTTTGATGAAATTTTAGAGTATGCAAATGGCAAATTCAATAACATAACTATTGGTAGGAGCGATTTAACTGCATCATATTTTGATGAAAATATCAAGCCAGATAGTGACTTTACTTTTGAACTTTTAAAAAAAGTTGCTCTTAAAATGGATACCACAGATATGACTTTTACGGTTGGCGGTAGTGTTTCTGCTAGAACAATAGAAATTTTAGATCAAAAATATCAAAAACTAAAAAAATTGATATATAAACTTGAAACTAGGAAAGTTATACTACCAACAAAAATATTCATAGAAAAAGAAAATGCAATAAAAGAAGCTTTGAAATTTGAAGAGTTATATATATTATCAAAAAAAGAATTTAGTGATATGCAGATTGGATCAGAACTATCAAGACTAACAGAGCTAAAAAGGAGATTGCAATGAACAATTTTGCAGTAATAATACCAGCACAAGAAAAGAATAGATATCACGAGTTAGGTGATATAGCACCTTTTGGGGATACTACACTTTTGGAATGGAAAATAGCACAATGTAAAGAATTTATAAGATCGTCTCAAATTTATATAAACTCTGAGAGTAAAAATATTGAAGAGATAGCAATAAGGTCAAATGTAAATTTTATTGAAAGGGAGCCAAGGTTAAATTATATAGATATGGTTATGAGATCTATATATAAAGTCAAGGAAGATAATATTATATGGATAAATTGCACTACTCCTTTTTTAAATAGCAAAAGCTACAAAACAATGGCAAATGTTTTTTTGGATAATAAGATAGATTCATTAATTGCGGTTCACAAAAAAAAGGACTACATTTTTTTTCAAGATAGGAGGCTAAATTTTACAGGCAACTTAATGTCTAGAAATGAAATAGAGCCAGTTTATATATTAACGAATGGTTGCTATATAATTAAAAAAGAAATCGCTTTAAATAGTAGAAGCTTATTTACGGAAAGTCCGTATTTTTTTGAAATAGATTCATTTGAGTCTATTGAAATAAATAATATAGAAGACTATGCTTTTGCCAAAGAGTTAATCAATATG is part of the Campylobacter concisus genome and encodes:
- a CDS encoding ABC transporter ATP-binding protein: NYTNLPYKKFVKKNVSELIKNILSESSNVSSCLQNLLIIFSEFFTILFLYILLLIVDIKITLVLTLFLGIKVFFIIFSIKNKIKSEGVKRSAMESKFYRILNETFGNFKMIKLIQNEEKLYNEFSNASYGYARANIINATLNQLPKLSLETIGFGVLVGIVVYVLFKYKDASFVLPIVSMYALALYRILPALNRILSGYNIILFFSKSLDIMYRELNYILPKEGMDLINFNEKIELKNIYFEYTKNKKVLENISLIINKGDKIAFIGESGSGKSTLVDLIIGLYKPLKGEIFVDGEKLTISNIKSYRSKVGYIPQSIYLFDGTVGENVAFGYEYDKEKIIEVLKKANIYDFLSSKEGVDTLVGDGGIQLSGGQKQRIGIARALYSDPEILVLDEATSALDSETEAKIMDEIYKVGSDKTLLIIAHRLSTIEKCNKVIKLN
- a CDS encoding aldolase/citrate lyase family protein; translation: MYSLEKKLYEQLCFLRDAYDLQGIKAEFEAEGSSFRDLMRLRRLTSKAGVKLYLKIGGVEAIRDIKDAIEIDVDGLIAPMVESKFGAKKFYDSILNIYGGHEIHTTLNIETKSAIENFDEILEYANGKFNNITIGRSDLTASYFDENIKPDSDFTFELLKKVALKMDTTDMTFTVGGSVSARTIEILDQKYQKLKKLIYKLETRKVILPTKIFIEKENAIKEALKFEELYILSKKEFSDMQIGSELSRLTELKRRLQ